The stretch of DNA GCTTCGTGTTCGCCGCGATCCCCAAGACCGGGACCCATTCGGTCCGGCAGGCCCTGCGCGAGCACATGAGCGAGGAGGACCTGGAGCAGGTCGGCCTGTTCGTGAACAAGCGGTTCCCGTTCGAGGAGCTGGCGGCGATCAAGCACGGCCACATCACCCTCGAGCAGATCAGGCCGTTCCTTGGCGAGGAAGCGTTCGCGAGCTATTTCAAGTTCGCCTTCGTGCGCAATCCCTTCGACCGTTTCGTTTCCTACTGCGCGTTCATGACCCGCGCCGATGGCGCGTTCCTGAAGAATCCGCAGCAGGTCATGCGCTACATCCTGTTCCAGGCGCGACCGGACCAGCACATCCTGTTCCAGCCGCAGCACACCTTCGTGACCGGCGCCGACGGCAAGCTGCTCGCCGACCAGATCGGTCGCGTCGAGGAGATGCAGGCTTCATACGACGCCATCTGCGAGCGCATCGGCATTCCCTCGGCGCAGCTGGGCCAAGTCAACAGCTCGCGCCGCGGCAGCTACCGGGACTACTATGACCAGGCGCTGATCGACGGCGTCGCCGAGTACTACCGGCGTGACCTGGAACTGTTCGGATACGAGTTCTGACCATGCAGCCGCATGCCGTTTCTCCGTCGGATGTCCAACCCAACCCGCGCAAGACGACGTCGGTGCGCGCGCTGGGCCAAGTGGATGTCGCGCGTCTGCGCGAAGCGGTGCTGGCCATTCCCGAAGCGGAATGGGATGCCGAGAACGCCGACAAGCCCAACCGCTTCGAAGCACTCGATCGCACCCGCCACATCGTGTTTCGCTTCGTCAGCGATTTCCAGGACTGGCGCAAGTCCTACGACCGGCCGCTGTGGGCGCAATGGCGCGAGCTGCTGGAGCCGGTGATGGCGCAGGCGGTGGCGCCGTATGGTTACGCCCGTGCCGAGTTCCCGCGGGTGATGCTGGCGCGGATGGCGCCGGGCGGGGTGATCAAGCCGCACCGTGATGCCAATCCGGCGGCGAAGTGGCCGCACAAGATCCATGTGCCGCTGCTGACCAGCGAGCAGGTGACGTTCTTCATCGATGGCGTGGGCTACCACTTCGCGGAGGGCGAGGCGGTCGAGGTCAGCAACATGGCCGTGCATGCGGTCGAGAACAATGGCGCCAGTGACCGCATCCATCTGATCTTCGAGTACTTCGACCTGGACCAGCCGGCGCCGGACTGGGTGGGGAAGCTGCCGGCGCGGAAGTGACACCGTCGTCCCGGCGTACGCCGGGACCCAGGCCCGTACCCCGTCAGCGCGTGAGCGCGACCAGCGCGATCGCCGCGATCAGCTGCACCGCGATCACCAGTGCCAACCCGTTACGAAAGCTGCGCTTGGCGGTCTTGTGGCGGAACAGCCACATCGCCAGCAGTGCGCCGGGCGTGCCGCCGCAGAGTGCCAGGCCGAGCAGGGTGCGTTCGGGGACGCGCCGGCGGTGGCCGCCGGCGATGGCCTTGTCGTAGCCGTAAACGAGCACGGTCACCGCGTTGAACGCCAGCAACCACGCTGCCCAGGCCGGCACCGCGTGACCTCAGTCGATCGCCGTGGCGTGCGCGTGCTCGCGCGTGGCCATGAACTTCACGTCAGGCGCGCGCTCCTGCGCCAGCTGCAGGTTCACCCGCGTAGGCGCGAGGTAGACCAACTGCCCGGCCGCGTCGATCGCGAGGTTCATCGCGTTCTTGTCGCGGAACTCTTCCAGCTTCTTGTCGTTGTCGCAGCGGATCCAGCGCGCCGTGGAAACGGCGACCTGCTCGAAGCTGGCATCTACGCCGTACTCGTCCTTGAGGCGGTAGGCGACCACGTCGAACTGCAGCACGCCGACCGCACCGAGGATGAGGTCGTTGCTCATCAGCGGACGGAAGAACTGGGTGGCGCCTTCTTCCGACAACTGCGCCAGGCCCTTCTGCAGCTGCTTGAGCTTGAGCGGATCGCGCAGGCGCGCGCGGCGGAACAGTTCCGGGGCGAAGTTGGGGATGCCGGTGAAGTTCAGCGCCTCGCCTTCGGTGAAGCTGTCGCCGATCGAGATCGTGCCGTGATTGTGGATGCCGATCACGTCGCCGGGGAATGCACTCTCGGCGATCTCGCGGTCGGAGGCCATGAAGGTCAGCGCGTTGGCGAGCTTGACCTCCTTGCCGGTGCGCACATGGAAGGCCTTCATGCCGGCATGGAACGCGCCCGAGCACACGCGCATGAAAGCGACGCGGTCACGGTGCTGCGGGTCCATGTTGGCCTGGATCTTGAACACGAAGCCGGTGAGCTTGGGTTCGTAGGCACCGACCTCGCGGCCGGTGGTTTCGCGCGGCTTGGGCGAGGGCGCGTGCTCGACGAAGAAATCCAGCAGCAGCTGCACGCCGAAGTTGTTGACCGCCGAACCGAAGAACACCGGGGTCTGCTCGCCCGACAGGTACTTGGCCGGGTCGAACGGATGCGACGCGCCTTCGACCAGCTCGAGTTCGTCGCGCAGCTCCTTGAGCATGTTCTCGCCGATGCGCTCGGCCAGCGCCGGGTCGTCGATCGAGGTGAAGATCGTCGAGTCCTGGCGGGTGAAGTTGCGGCCCTGCTCGTACAGGTGCACCTCGCCGGTGACCAGGTGGACCACGCCCTTCAGGCGCTGGCCCATGCCGATCGGCCAGGTGATCGGCGCGCACTGGATGCCCAGCACCGACTCGACTTCATCGAGCAGGTCGATCGGGTTCTTGCCCTCGCGGTCGAGCTTGTTGATGAAGGTCATGATCGGCGTGTCGCGCAGGCGGCACACCTCCATCAGCTTGATCGTGCGCTCTTCGACGCCCTTGGCGACGTCGATGACCATCAGCGCCGAGTCGACCGCGGTCAGCACGCGGTAGGTGTCCTCGCCGAAGTCGGCGTGGCCGGGGGTGTCGAGCAGGTTGACGATGCGGCCCTCGTAGGGGAACTGCATCACCGAGCTGGTCACCGAGATGCCGCGTTCCTTTTCCAGCGCCATCCAGTCCGAGGTCGCATGACGCGCGGCCTTGCGGCCCTTGACCGAGCCGGCCATCTGGATGGCACCGCCGAACAGCAGGAGCTTTTCGGTCAGCGTGGTCTTGCCCGCGTCGGGATGCGAAATGATCGCGAACGTGCGGCGGCGGGCGGCTTCGAGGGAAACGTCGGACATGGCTTAAGCGGGCGGGTCGGGCGACCGGTCCGCGAGTCGGGAAGCGGGTGAGGGGGCCGATTATACGGCCTGTATACGCGCCTACAGGCCGCCCCGGCCCCCGGAAATCCGCAGCGGCCCGGCCGGACCGCGCATCCTGAACGGGATCGACTCCAGGCGCATGCCCCGGTTCACCTGCACCGCGAAGTGCAGGTGCGGGCCGGTGGTGAAGCCGGTATTGCCCGACAGCCCGATCTGCTGGCCGGCGCGGACACGCTGGCCGACCCGCACCAGCACGCCGTCGTCGGCCTTGAGGTGGCCGTACAGGGTCATGCTGCCGTCGTCGTGCAGGATGCGGACGAAGTTGGCGCGACCGCCGTACTTCTCGCGGTTGAGGCCGGCCTTGTCGAAGTCCGACTCGACCTGCATCACCACGCCCTCGCGCGCGGCCAGCACCGGCGTGCCGATGTCGGCGGCGAAGTCGACCGCGTAGCGGCTTTGCCCGTCGTTGTGGCTGAAGTGCCCGCCGTAGCCCTGGTCGATGCGGAACGCCGCCTGCTGCAACGGCAGCAGGTAGTCGACATCGCGCGGGCGCGCGTCGGGATCGCCGGGCAGGCTCTCCATGTTCAGTTCGAAATCGAAGCCGCGTTCGGGGTCGGCCGATTCCAGCACCGCCACCAGCGCACTGCCGCGCGCGGCGACAGTGGCGCGTGCCGGCAGCAACGGCCGGCCGATCACGTTGTCGCTGCGGCTGAAGTCCAGTTGCACTTCGATCGGACCCGACAGCCGGTTGTCGGCAAACGCGAGGAAGCGGTCGCCGTCGTTCTCGATGCGCAGGCGCGCGATCGCGCTCGGCTCGGTGTACACCGGAATCGTGCGCACCTGCGACGGCGGTGCGTCGGGGACGTGATCGCCGTAGTGGGTGATGCCGCTGCGATCGGTCCAGCGGTACACCTTGGCCGCGCCCGCGCCGAACGCCAGCAGCAGCGCCGCGCTGCCGAGGATCACTGCTGCCAGGTGGCGCCTGGTTGCCATCGCGCTAGCGGGTGCAGTCCGCCGACAGACCCAGCACGCGCACGACCTCGGACAGGTCGAAAGCCGTCACCGACTTGTCGTCGTGAACGGCGAACAGCGCGCCATCGGGGAATGCCGCAGTGGAGGCAGCGTGCAGGGCGACGCCGTCGGTATGCGCGGTGACCTCGCCCTCGAAGCTGCCGCGCGGCGCCAGCGTCGCGCGGTCGAACAGGTGGAACACCGTCAGCGGCGCCAGCTGGTCGACCGCGATCCAGTAGCCACCACCGTTCGCGCAGGTCCACAAGGCCACGCCTTCGGCTTCGGCGGCGAAACTGTCCTGCGGCAGGCTGCGGCCGGTGTACTTGCCGCTGAAGCTGTACTCGCGCAGGGTCGATTCGTGGCGACGGTCTTCATCGGCAACCAGCAGGCGATCGTTGTCCGGATCGCCGGCGATCGACTCCACCATGCGCAGGCCGGCGGCCTGCGTGGTATCGCCGAAGGAGCCGCCGTAGCTGCTGCGCAGGCGTCCGTTCTGGTCGAACTGCACGCGGTAGCGACGCACGCGCTGGTCGAGCTCGGCCAGCGGCGGCACTTCGTCGAACTTCTTGCCGTACATGAAGCTGTCGGTGACGTAGACCTCCAGCTCACCCGGCTCGGTCTCGGTCAGCCACAGGCCGTAGGGACTGCGCAGTTCCCTGTCGCCGAAGGTTCCCAGCGGCTTGAAGTCGGGCAGGGTGAAGACCTGCACGCGGTGGTTGTCGCGCTCGACCACGAACAGATAGTCGCCATAGACGGCGACGCCGTTGGGGCGGTTGAACTCGCCCGCGGCCTGGCCTTCGCCGCCGACCTCGCGCAGGCGCTTGCCGGTGTCGGCATCGAACACCACCAGGCGGTGGGTCGACTTGGCCGAGGCGATCAGCAGGGTGCGGCCCTCTTCGCTGGTCCAGGTGGTCAGCGAATCGAGCTCGTCCTGCGGGCTTTCAGCAGAGACATAGCGCTCGGGCACCGTCAGCGTCGTCGGGGCGCCGGCAGGGGGCGTTGCCGTCTGGGCAGGCGTGGCGGCGGGCGGCGTGGTCGTGCAGGCGCACATCACGGTCGCCAGCAACACAGCAGTGGCGACGGGGGGAAGGAGGCGTGGAGTCATGGACGAAGTGTATTCGCGTGGCCTTAACAATGTGGCGCCAAGACGTGACCGAAATAATAAATCGCTATATGCGGATAGAGCGATTGACAGGCGCCGACGGGGGCTGGCAGACTGCGGCCATCCATCGAGACCGGCAGAGGGACAGGCCCTTTGAAGCCGGGGCAACCCAACCCACCATCCCCGCACGCGCAGGGACAGTGAGGTGAAGGTGCCAATTCCTGCGACAGGCGTCCGCGCCGGTCGGAAGATGGTTGTGAGTGCGCCCCGCCGATCGATGGCCGGGGCGCTTCGCGACTCGCAGGCTCGATGGCCCCGTCACTTCGGATGCCCGCCATGAGTCTCGCCAACGCCCCCACCACCACCCACGAACACGACACCGCGGCGACGCTGGATGCCATCGCCCATGCCGCTGCCTGGGTCAAGGGAGCGATTGCCCCCACCGTTGCTGCCGAGCGTGGCGAGTGCACGATCGAACTGCCGTTGCGCCATGCCGGCCGCCAGCGCCTCACCCTGCGCTACGAGATCGTCGGTGACCGCGCGCTGCCGGCGGTGTTCGTCGCCGGTGGCATCTCCGCGCACCGGCATGTCACCGCGACCGCGGCATTCGGCGAAGCCGGCTGGTGGCAGGGCCAGGTCGGCGAGGGTCGCACGATCGATCCGCGCCAGCACTGCGTGGTCGCCTTCGACTGGCTCGGCGCCGATGGCAGCCTCGATGCACCGATCGATCCGGCCGACCAGGCCGATGCGATCGCCGCGCTGCTCGACGTGCTCGACATCGATCGCCTGCAGGCCTTCGTCGGCTGCTCCTATGGCGCCATGGTCGGTCTGCAGTTCGCCGCGCGTCACGGCGAGCGCCTGCAGCAGCTCGTCGCGATCAGCGGCGTGCACCGCGCCCATCCCTACGCCAGTGCCTGGCGCGCATTGCAGCGCCGCGCCGTCGCGCTGGGCGCGCTGCAGTGCGACGAGACCCACGGCCTGGCGCTGGCTCGCCAGCTGGCGATCCTGAGCTACCGCACCCCGGAGGAATTCGCCGCCCGTTTCGACGCCGCCCAGGTCAGCGACGGCCGCGTGCGCGTGGGTGCCGAGGACTATCTCGATCATTGCGGTGCGACGTACGTCGAGCGCACCTCGCCGACCGCCTACCTGCGCCTGTCCGAGTCGATCGACCTGCAAGCGCTCGACCCCGGTGCGATCCGCCTGCCGGTGACGGTCATCGCGGTCGCCGAGGACCGGCTGGTGCCGCTGTCGGATGCCTACGATCTGGTCGAGCGCCTGCGCGGCGAGACTCGCCTGCGCGTGCTGCGTTCGCTGTACGGTCACGATGCCTTCCTGAAGGAAGAGGCCGAAGTCGCCGCGGTCCTGCGCGAGGCGCTGGAAGACTGCGTTGCCGATGCGCGCGCGGAGGTGCTGGCATGAGCACGCGCAGCCGCTGTACCGCCGCCGTCCGCGCCGGCATCGATCGCGACCCGGCATTCGGCGCGGTCACTCCTCCCATCGTGCTGTCGTCGAACTTCAGCTTCGCCGGCTTCAACCAGAAGCGTCAGTACGACTACACGCGCAGTGGCAACCCGACCCGCGACCTGCTCGCCGACGCGCTGAGCGAACTGGAAGGCGGCGCCGGTGGCGTCGTCACCGCCACCGGCATGGGCGCGATCACGCTGTTGCTGCACGCGCTGCTCAAGCCGGGTGATCGCCTGGTGGTGCCGCACGACGGCTACGGCGGCAGCTGGCGCCTGTTCAATGCACTCGCCGCCAAGGGTGCATTCGAGCTGATCACCGCCGACCTCACCGACCCGCGGTCGCTGACCGATGCGCTCGCCACCGACCCGACCGTGGTCTGGATCGAGACGCCGTCGAACCCGCTGCTGCGCATCACCGACCTGCGCTTCGTCATCGAGGCCGCGCAGGCCAAGGGCGCGCTGACCGTGGTCGACAACACCTTCCTGTCGCCGGCACTGCAGCAGCCGCTGCAGTTCGGTGCCGACTTCGTCCTGCATTCCACCACCAAGTACATCAACGGTCACAGCGACGTGGTCGGCGGTGCCGTGGTTGCGCGCGATGCCGAACACCACCAGCAGCTGGTGTGGTGGGCGAACGCGCTGGGCCTGACCGGCTCGCCGTTCGACAGCTTCCTGACCTTGCGCGGCCTGCGCACGCTGGATGCACGCCTGCGCGTTCACCAGGAGAACACCGAGGCGGTGGTGGCGCTGCTCGACGGCCATCCGGCGGTGCGCACCGTGCATTACCCGGGCCTGGAGTCGCATCCGGGCCACGCCTTGGCGGCGCGCCAGCAGCTTGGTTTCGGCGCGATGCTCAGTGTCGAACTCGAAGGTGGCGAGGAAGCCGTGCGCGCTTTCGTCGATGGACTCGAGTGCTTCACGCTGGCCGAATCACTGGGTGGCGTCGAAAGTCTGATCGCCCACCCGGCGACGATGACGCACGCGGCGATGTCGGCCGAGGCGCGCGCTGCTGCCGGTATCGGCGACGGTCTGTTGCGCCTGTCGGTCGGCATCGAGCATGCCGACGACCTGGTCGCCGACATCGAGGCGGCGCTTGCCCGCGCCGAACTCGCCGTGGCCACCGCCGAGCGCGTCAAACGATGAGTGCGGCCGCGCTGGACGTCGCACGCGCCGTCGTCGCGCAAACGCGCCATGCGCCGGCACGCGTGGCCTTGCTCGGCACCGGCACCGTAGGCAGCGCGGTGCTGGCGCGACTGGCAGCGTGGCAGGGCAACAGCCTCGGCCAGCGGCTGCAGCTGGTGCACGTGGCCAACTCGCGCAAGTCGGCCAGCGACCGTTCCGGGCTGGCGCCTGCCGAGGCCGCGCAGCGGCTGGCGCTGGCACCGCAACGCAGCTCGCTCGAGACAATCGATGCCGCGCTGAAAGGCGAGGGTGCCCGCGTCGTCATCGATGCGACGGCCAGCGAGTTGGTGGCCGAGCGTCATGCGCACTGGTTGCAGCAGGGCATCCACGTCGTCACTGCCTGCAAGATCGGGCAGGGCACGTCGCTTTCGCGCTGGCGTTCGATCCGCACCGCCGCGGCGATCGGAAGTGCCGGTTATGGCGACAGCGCCACCGTCGGTGCGGGCCTGCCGCTGCTGCGCTCGCTGCGCGAGTTGCAGGCCGGTGGCGATCGCATCCACGCCATCGCCGGCGTGCTGTCGGGATCGCTGGCCTGGCTGTTCAACCATTACGACGGCATGCGGCCGTTTTCGGCGCTAGTGCGGCAGGCACGTGATGCCGGCTACACCGAGCCGGATCCGCGCGATGACCTCTCTGGCGAAGACGTGCGTCGCAAGTTGCTGATCCTTGCGCGCAGTGCCGGCGTCGAGCTCGATGCCTGCGATGTCGAAGTCACTTCGCTGGTGCCGCCGGAACTGGCCATCCTGTCACGGGAGGCCCTGGACGCGGCGTTGCCGGCGCTCGATGCGCCGCTGCGCGATCGATACGCCAGCGCCTACAAGCGCCACGAGAAGCTGCGCTTCATTGCCCGCCTGCAGGACGGCGTTGCCCGCGTCGGCCTGGAGTCATTGCCGGCCGACCATCCGCTGGCCGGTGGCGCCGGCACCGACAACCGCGTGGCGATCTGGTCCGATCGCTACAGCAGCCAACCGCTGGTGATCCAGGGGCCGGGTGCCGGTGCCGAAGTCACTGCCGCTGGCCTGCTGGACGACGCACTGCGCCTGTCCCACCGCTGAGGCGACAACGAGGCTCAAGAACCGGGGTCAGGGCAGCTTTCCGCCGGCCCCGATCCGGCCCTGCCAACAGCTGCCGGAATGGTGATCCGAGTCCGATTTTTGGGGGCGGCTTTGTCGCATTGCGGGCCATACCCCTTCCGATAGACTTGCCGCCGGGTCTACTCCGTGGGGA from Lysobacter arenosi encodes:
- a CDS encoding sulfotransferase family 2 domain-containing protein, which gives rise to MIISHQHRFVFAAIPKTGTHSVRQALREHMSEEDLEQVGLFVNKRFPFEELAAIKHGHITLEQIRPFLGEEAFASYFKFAFVRNPFDRFVSYCAFMTRADGAFLKNPQQVMRYILFQARPDQHILFQPQHTFVTGADGKLLADQIGRVEEMQASYDAICERIGIPSAQLGQVNSSRRGSYRDYYDQALIDGVAEYYRRDLELFGYEF
- a CDS encoding aspartyl/asparaginyl beta-hydroxylase domain-containing protein, which produces MQPHAVSPSDVQPNPRKTTSVRALGQVDVARLREAVLAIPEAEWDAENADKPNRFEALDRTRHIVFRFVSDFQDWRKSYDRPLWAQWRELLEPVMAQAVAPYGYARAEFPRVMLARMAPGGVIKPHRDANPAAKWPHKIHVPLLTSEQVTFFIDGVGYHFAEGEAVEVSNMAVHAVENNGASDRIHLIFEYFDLDQPAPDWVGKLPARK
- a CDS encoding DUF1294 domain-containing protein — its product is MPAWAAWLLAFNAVTVLVYGYDKAIAGGHRRRVPERTLLGLALCGGTPGALLAMWLFRHKTAKRSFRNGLALVIAVQLIAAIALVALTR
- a CDS encoding peptide chain release factor 3, with the protein product MSDVSLEAARRRTFAIISHPDAGKTTLTEKLLLFGGAIQMAGSVKGRKAARHATSDWMALEKERGISVTSSVMQFPYEGRIVNLLDTPGHADFGEDTYRVLTAVDSALMVIDVAKGVEERTIKLMEVCRLRDTPIMTFINKLDREGKNPIDLLDEVESVLGIQCAPITWPIGMGQRLKGVVHLVTGEVHLYEQGRNFTRQDSTIFTSIDDPALAERIGENMLKELRDELELVEGASHPFDPAKYLSGEQTPVFFGSAVNNFGVQLLLDFFVEHAPSPKPRETTGREVGAYEPKLTGFVFKIQANMDPQHRDRVAFMRVCSGAFHAGMKAFHVRTGKEVKLANALTFMASDREIAESAFPGDVIGIHNHGTISIGDSFTEGEALNFTGIPNFAPELFRRARLRDPLKLKQLQKGLAQLSEEGATQFFRPLMSNDLILGAVGVLQFDVVAYRLKDEYGVDASFEQVAVSTARWIRCDNDKKLEEFRDKNAMNLAIDAAGQLVYLAPTRVNLQLAQERAPDVKFMATREHAHATAID
- a CDS encoding peptidoglycan DD-metalloendopeptidase family protein, with the translated sequence MATRRHLAAVILGSAALLLAFGAGAAKVYRWTDRSGITHYGDHVPDAPPSQVRTIPVYTEPSAIARLRIENDGDRFLAFADNRLSGPIEVQLDFSRSDNVIGRPLLPARATVAARGSALVAVLESADPERGFDFELNMESLPGDPDARPRDVDYLLPLQQAAFRIDQGYGGHFSHNDGQSRYAVDFAADIGTPVLAAREGVVMQVESDFDKAGLNREKYGGRANFVRILHDDGSMTLYGHLKADDGVLVRVGQRVRAGQQIGLSGNTGFTTGPHLHFAVQVNRGMRLESIPFRMRGPAGPLRISGGRGGL
- a CDS encoding phytase — its product is MTPRLLPPVATAVLLATVMCACTTTPPAATPAQTATPPAGAPTTLTVPERYVSAESPQDELDSLTTWTSEEGRTLLIASAKSTHRLVVFDADTGKRLREVGGEGQAAGEFNRPNGVAVYGDYLFVVERDNHRVQVFTLPDFKPLGTFGDRELRSPYGLWLTETEPGELEVYVTDSFMYGKKFDEVPPLAELDQRVRRYRVQFDQNGRLRSSYGGSFGDTTQAAGLRMVESIAGDPDNDRLLVADEDRRHESTLREYSFSGKYTGRSLPQDSFAAEAEGVALWTCANGGGYWIAVDQLAPLTVFHLFDRATLAPRGSFEGEVTAHTDGVALHAASTAAFPDGALFAVHDDKSVTAFDLSEVVRVLGLSADCTR
- the metX gene encoding homoserine O-succinyltransferase MetX, coding for MSLANAPTTTHEHDTAATLDAIAHAAAWVKGAIAPTVAAERGECTIELPLRHAGRQRLTLRYEIVGDRALPAVFVAGGISAHRHVTATAAFGEAGWWQGQVGEGRTIDPRQHCVVAFDWLGADGSLDAPIDPADQADAIAALLDVLDIDRLQAFVGCSYGAMVGLQFAARHGERLQQLVAISGVHRAHPYASAWRALQRRAVALGALQCDETHGLALARQLAILSYRTPEEFAARFDAAQVSDGRVRVGAEDYLDHCGATYVERTSPTAYLRLSESIDLQALDPGAIRLPVTVIAVAEDRLVPLSDAYDLVERLRGETRLRVLRSLYGHDAFLKEEAEVAAVLREALEDCVADARAEVLA
- a CDS encoding O-succinylhomoserine (thiol)-lyase; translation: MSTRSRCTAAVRAGIDRDPAFGAVTPPIVLSSNFSFAGFNQKRQYDYTRSGNPTRDLLADALSELEGGAGGVVTATGMGAITLLLHALLKPGDRLVVPHDGYGGSWRLFNALAAKGAFELITADLTDPRSLTDALATDPTVVWIETPSNPLLRITDLRFVIEAAQAKGALTVVDNTFLSPALQQPLQFGADFVLHSTTKYINGHSDVVGGAVVARDAEHHQQLVWWANALGLTGSPFDSFLTLRGLRTLDARLRVHQENTEAVVALLDGHPAVRTVHYPGLESHPGHALAARQQLGFGAMLSVELEGGEEAVRAFVDGLECFTLAESLGGVESLIAHPATMTHAAMSAEARAAAGIGDGLLRLSVGIEHADDLVADIEAALARAELAVATAERVKR
- a CDS encoding homoserine dehydrogenase, with the protein product MSAAALDVARAVVAQTRHAPARVALLGTGTVGSAVLARLAAWQGNSLGQRLQLVHVANSRKSASDRSGLAPAEAAQRLALAPQRSSLETIDAALKGEGARVVIDATASELVAERHAHWLQQGIHVVTACKIGQGTSLSRWRSIRTAAAIGSAGYGDSATVGAGLPLLRSLRELQAGGDRIHAIAGVLSGSLAWLFNHYDGMRPFSALVRQARDAGYTEPDPRDDLSGEDVRRKLLILARSAGVELDACDVEVTSLVPPELAILSREALDAALPALDAPLRDRYASAYKRHEKLRFIARLQDGVARVGLESLPADHPLAGGAGTDNRVAIWSDRYSSQPLVIQGPGAGAEVTAAGLLDDALRLSHR